The following is a genomic window from Coriobacteriia bacterium.
GCGCCATCGACGAGCAGAGTTCCGCCGGGGCCCAGCAGTGTGCCGTCGAGGTCGGTGTAGAGGATCTCGACCCTAGCGAGCGCTTCGAGGTGTTCGGCGGACTCAGTGAGGTAGATCGGGGTGTCCATGAGCGCTCCGGGTCGGTGGCTGCTGCGCGTCGGGCTCGACGCGAGTCGGCACGCCGATGATAGCGCACGCACGCCGGCTACCCGCCGGGGTGGCGCGGCGGCGCCGCTGACCGAACTCGCGCTGCAGCGTGCGAGGTCATGCGGTATAACAAGTGAATGCGTTTCGCTCGGTGGGGCTGATCGCCGCCCCGAGCCTTTCGAATCCAGTGAGGGAGCTGCCCGATGAACTCCGAGTTCGATCTTCCTTTCCCGCAGTACCGCTGCCCCACGTGTGGCAAGGATCTCCCCTTGGGCGAGGCGCGCATGTCCGTGACGTGCGCCGGGCATACTGAGAAGCCTCCCGTCGAGTTCACAGTGCGTCGCGGTGAGCCGTCCGACCGCGGTGCGATCGAGACCATCTGCGACCGGGCCATCGGCGAAACGGTCGTCGATGTGTTCGGCGAGACGGTCGACGTGCTGGAAGGCGTGAACCTCATCGGAGAGTCCGACGGCGAGCTGATCGGACTCATGTCGCTTGTTGTACGACGCGGAGAGGCGACCGTCGTCTTCATCTCGGTCTACCCCGAGCATCAAGGGACCGGCGTGGGTGCGGCGCTCTTGGACGCAGCCGACCGTTTCGCAGCCGAGCGCGGATTGAGCTTCCTGCGTGTCGCTACCACCAACGACGATATCCCGCTCATCTACTTCTACCAGCGGCATGGCTTTGCGATCTATGAGGTCGCCGTAGGCGAGGTGGCCGACAAGTTCGGCTCGGCCACGCCGGGGTTCTCGAGCATTCCTGTGCGCGATGAGATCCGGCTGCGCCGCGCTGTCTGCGCCGACTGACCACAACGAAGGAGACCCGCCCATGATCCGACAGTTCCGTTTCGCACGCCTTGCGGTTGCCGGTGCAG
Proteins encoded in this region:
- a CDS encoding GNAT family N-acetyltransferase; translation: MNSEFDLPFPQYRCPTCGKDLPLGEARMSVTCAGHTEKPPVEFTVRRGEPSDRGAIETICDRAIGETVVDVFGETVDVLEGVNLIGESDGELIGLMSLVVRRGEATVVFISVYPEHQGTGVGAALLDAADRFAAERGLSFLRVATTNDDIPLIYFYQRHGFAIYEVAVGEVADKFGSATPGFSSIPVRDEIRLRRAVCAD